One Rosa chinensis cultivar Old Blush chromosome 5, RchiOBHm-V2, whole genome shotgun sequence genomic region harbors:
- the LOC112201637 gene encoding peroxidase 47: MVIAKLLGVLLLLEMISGLRFGADGLSMGYYIMSCPFAEPIVRNTVTRALQADPTLAAGLLRMHFHDCFIEGCDGSVLLDSTEGNTAEKDSPANLSLRGFEVIDDAKKQLEQQCPGVVSCADILSMAARDAVFWAGGPVYDIPNGRKDGKRSKIEDTINLPAPTLNASELIKMFGQHGFTAQEMVALSGAHTLGVARCSSFKNRLSDTVDPNLDSDFAKQLTKTCKAGDNAEQPFDSTRNIFDNAYYNGLQRKTGVLTSDQTLFASASTRGIVYGYAFNQAMFFLDFQQAMVKMSKLDPKEGSKGEVRGNCRKIN; the protein is encoded by the exons ATGGTGATTGCTAAGCTTCTTGGTGTGCTTCTACTGTTGGAAATGATAAGTGGCCTCAGGTTTGGAGCAGATGGTTTGAGTATGGGGTATTACATTATGAGTTGCCCGTTTGCTGAACCAATTGTGAGGAATACAGTCACCAGAGCCTTGCAAGCTGATCCAACCTTAGCAGCAGGCCTACTCAGAATGCACTTTCATGATTGCTTCATAGag GGATGTGATGGGTCAGTTCTGCTTGATTCAACAGAGGGTAACACAGCAGAGAAAGACTCCCCTGCAAATTTGAGCTTGCGCGGCTTCGAAGTTATTGATGATGCAAAGAAGCAGCTTGAGCAACAATGCCCAGGTGTAGTCTCCTGCGCTGATATACTTTCAATGGCTGCAAGAGATGCCGTCTTTTGG GCTGGAGGTCCGGTATATGATATACCCAACGGTAGAAAGGATGGGAAAAGGTCAAAAATAGAAGATACGATCAATCTGCCTGCTCCCACCTTGAATGCTTCCGAACTCATTAAAATGTTTGGCCAACATGGATTTACCGCCCAAGAAATGGTGGCTCTGTCTg GTGCACATACACTAGGTGTAGCGAGGTGCTCATCATTCAAGAACAGATTGAGTGATACTGTGGATCCAAATTTAGATTCAGATTTTGCAAAGCAATTGACCAAAACATGTAAAGCAGGCGATAATGCTGAGCAACCCTTCGACTCAACAAGAAACATTTTTGACAATGCTTACTATAATGGACTACAAAGGAAAACTGGAGTTCTTACTTCCGACCAAACTCTGTTTGCAAGTGCAAGTACCAGAGGCATTGTATATGGTTATGCTTTCAACCAGGCCATGTTCTTCCTTGATTTTCAACAGGCAATGGTGAAGATGAGCAAGCTTGATCCTAAGGAAGGTTCGAAAGGAGAAGTGCGAGGAAATTGCCGCAAGATCAATTAA
- the LOC112201638 gene encoding TIR-only protein-like → MHRSTATSFQRYLFSHQNQIQLAKHVTKPCDVFLNHRGIDTKRTIVSLLYDHLSRLNLRPFLDNKNMKPGDKLFDKIDSAIRSCKVGVAVFSPRYCDSYFCLHELAMFMESNKKVIPIFCDIKPSQLRVVDNGQCDVEKLRRFRSALEQAKSTAGLTFNSSEGNLADVVTTAANCVINSLIEIDDQKNSMQRPKTPFHL, encoded by the exons ATGCATCGTTCAACAGCTACTAGCTTCCAACGCTACCTTTTCAGCCATCAAAACCAAATCCAGTTGGCCAAACACGTTACTAAACCCTGTGATGTTTTCCTCAATCACAGAGGGATAGACACAAAGCGAACAATAGTATCTTTGCTTTACGACCATCTTTCTCGACTAAACCTGCGGCCTTTCCTGGACAACAAGAATATGAAACCTGGAGACAAACTGTTTGATAAGATTGATAGTGCAATACGGAGTTGCAAGGTCGGTGTTGCTGTGTTCTCGCCGCGCTATTGTGATTCTTACTTTTGCCTTCATGAACTAGCTATGTTCATGGAGTCCAATAAGAAGGTGATTCCTATATTCTGTGACATTAAGCCCTCTCAGCTTCGTGTCGTGGACAATGGGCAATGTGATGTGGAGAAGCTGAGAAGGTTTAGGTCGGCTCTTGAACAGGCTAAAAGCACCGCAGGTCTGACGTTCAACTCCTCAGAAGG GAATTTGGCAGATGTTGTGACAACTGCTGCAAATTGTGTAATCAACAGCCTGATCGAGATCGATGACCAAAAGAATTCTATGCAGCGTCCAAAGACTCCATTTCATTTATAG